The Vulcanimicrobium alpinum sequence TCGCGAAGAGCGGCGCGGGATAGCGCCCGGTGGCGAGAATCGCCGCGAACGCGAAGACCGTGAGGACGCCGAACGCGATCCAGAGCAAGAACAGGATCGCCGCGTGCGGGATCGCGAGGAACCACTTCACCACCCACAGCCATCGGCTCAGCGGCTCCGTGAGGTGGCCGTCGAGCGCGACCGGATAGACGGACGGTCCGGGCGAGGCGACGGGCAGCGGGATCATCCCGCCGTAGAGGATCGTCAGCAGCGCGAGCGCCGTGCCGATCGCACCTATGACCATCAGCACCGCGGCAAGCGCGTTGAGCCAGTCCGCTTTGAACCCGGTTGTCAGCGAGACGTCGACCAGCGGAGCGGCGTCGGCGTTCATCACCACCAGCATCCAGCGGCCGGGACGCACCCGCCAGTCGAGGAGCTGCGGCCCTCGGCCGCTCGAGCGGACCTCCCACAGGCCGCGCTGGTCGGGCGGGCTGGGACGCACGAGGGGTCCCGCGTTGCGCACCACGGTCGCGGCGGAATCCTCGCGGCCGCTACGCACGACTTGGTAGGGGACGCCGGCCAAGTACTGCTGGACGTCGGCTTCGCGGCCGATCCCGACGAAGATCGCGCCGCCGCTCTCGCTGCGGACGCGCACGCGGATCGCGCCCATTCGCTGCCCGCCCAGCGCCCCGAGCACGCCCGGCGGCGGGGCGACGTCGAAGCGCGGCGACGCGAGCGCATACGCCGCCGTCGTGTAGCGCTGCTGCGGCGTGGCGCGGAACCCGCTCTCGTCGCGCGGTGCGGCGACGAGCGCGAGGCCCGGCACGAGCATCAGCAACGACGCGCAGCCCAAAACGCTTCCGGCCAACAGGACGGCGATTTTCCGGCGTTCGCTCACGACTGGGTCCCTCCACGACGAACCCGCCGGCGTTACGGTATCGCGACGATGCGAAGGCGGCGTGAATCTTATTACGGGGAGGTGAGGACGGCGCCGTGCGTCGCCTGATACTCCTGGAGCGACTTGGGCGGCCCGGCTTCGGATTCGAGGGCGGTGACCAGCGCGCGTGCGGTGTCGAGCGAGGTCAGCGAGGCGATCGAGGCCTCGACGGCGGCGCGGCGGATGCGGTAGTTGTCCGTCTGGCTGCGGCTGCTTTTAAAGTCGTTGATCACCAGGTCGACCGTGCGACGGCCGATGACGTCGAGGACGCTCGGCGACGGATCGCCGATCTTGTTGACGCGCTCGGCAGCGATCCCGTGCGCGGTGAGCAGCTCGTGCGTCCCCGGCGTCGCGACCAGCGTGTGGCCGAGCGCCACGAGCCGGCGCATCAAGTCGACGGCGTCGGGCTTTTCTTCGTCGCTCACGGAGACGAGGACGCGTCCGCCTTCGCGCGGCAGCCGGATCCCCGCGCCGACGAAGCCTTTGCGCAGCGCGCCGGCGTACGTTTCGTCGATCCCGAGGACCTCGCCGGTCGATTTCATCTCGGGACCGAGGATCGTCTCGACGCCGCGCATCTTTGCAAACGAGAACACCGGGACTTTGACGACGACGTAGTCGGGCCGCGGCCGCAGGCCCGTCCCCCACGGCATGTCGCGCAGCCGCTCGCCCAGCGCGATTCGCGTCGCCGCCGCGACGAGGTTGATCCCGGTCGCCTTCGAGATGATCGGGACCGTGCGCGACGCGCGCGGGTTCGCCTCGAGGATGAGCAGCTCGTCGGTCCCCTCGGGGATCACGAACTGGATATTGATGAGGCCGCGAATCCCGAGCTCGCGCGCGATCGCTTCGGTGACCGCGACGATCCGTGCTTCCATCGTATCGCTGACGGTCTGCGTCGGATAGACGCTGATCGAGTCGCCGGAGTGAATCCCGGCGCGCTCGACGTGCTCGAAGATCCCGGGGATCAGGATGTCGTCGCCGTCGAACGCAGCGTCGACCTCGACCTCGCGCCCCCGCATGTACTTGTCGACGAGCAGCGGCGCGCCGGCGGTGATCGGCGGCGCCGACTCGACGTACGACGCCAACTGGCCTTCGTTGTAGACGATCTCCATGCCGCGCCCGCCGAGAACATACGACGGCCGGACCAAGACCGGAAACCCGATCTCGCGCGCGATCGCGCGCGCTTCGCGGAACGTCTTCGCGGCGTGGCCTTTGGGCCGCGCGACGCCGAGCTTCTCCAGCGCCGCGTCGAATTTCTCGCGGTCTTCCGCCATGTCGAGCGAGCGCTGGTCGCTGCCGACGATCGCGATCCCGCGCCGGCTCAGCTCGCCGGCGAGGTTGATCGCGGTCTGACCGCCGAACGCCAGCATCACGCCGCGCGCGTTCGTCGCGCGCGCCGTGGCCTCGACTTCGTCGGGACCCGGCGGCTCGAAGACGAGGACGTCGGAGATATCGAAATCGGTCGAGACCGTCTCGGGATTGTTGTTGATGACGACGGCCGCGCGGCCGGCCGCGCGCAGCGCCCAGGCGGCGTGCACGCACGAGTAGTCGAACTCGATCCCTTGCCCGATGCGGATCGGACCGCTGCCGACGACGACGACCGCTTCGCGCTGCGGCGGCCGCATCTCATCCTGCTCGTATCGCGAGAGGTAGTAGTACGGCGAACTCGCCGGAAATTCGGCGGCCGCGGTATCGACCATGCGGAATTGCCCGCGTTCTGTCGGATCGTGCGCGAGTTCGCCGCCGAAGAGCGCGTTGATCCCGCGCGCGCCGTAGCCGTTCTCGAACGCGCGCCGCACGAGCGCCGGTTCGGGCTGTTCGAAGAGCGGCCCGGCGGCGCGCAGCGCGCGGAACTCGTCCTCGAGCGCGACCAGCCCGGCGAACTCGTACAGCCAGAAGCCGTCGATCGCCGAGAGCGCGCGCAGTTCGTTGACGCTGCGGCCGCGGCGCAGCAGCTCGCAGACGGCGAAGAGGCGCTCGTGCGTCGCGGTGACGAGGATCCGTTCCAGTTCGTCGTCGCTCCACTCGGCGAACGCGCCGCCGGTGAGCGTTTCGAATTTCAGATCGAGGCCGCGGACCGCTTTCATGAGCGCGGCAGTGAACGTACGCCCGATCCCCATCGCCTCACCGGTCGACTTCATCTGCGTCCCCAGGCGCGTGTCGGCGAGCGGGAACTTGTCGAACGGCCAGCGCGGAAACTTCACCACGCAGTAGTCGAGCGTCGGTTCGTAGGCGGCTTTCGTGCGGCCGCCGGTGACGGGGTTGGGGATCTCGTCGAGCGTTTGGCCGAGCGCGATCTTCGTCGAGATCTTCGCGATCGGGTATCCGGTCGCTTTCGACGCCAGC is a genomic window containing:
- a CDS encoding DUF4389 domain-containing protein, with the protein product MSERRKIAVLLAGSVLGCASLLMLVPGLALVAAPRDESGFRATPQQRYTTAAYALASPRFDVAPPPGVLGALGGQRMGAIRVRVRSESGGAIFVGIGREADVQQYLAGVPYQVVRSGREDSAATVVRNAGPLVRPSPPDQRGLWEVRSSGRGPQLLDWRVRPGRWMLVVMNADAAPLVDVSLTTGFKADWLNALAAVLMVIGAIGTALALLTILYGGMIPLPVASPGPSVYPVALDGHLTEPLSRWLWVVKWFLAIPHAAILFLLWIAFGVLTVFAFAAILATGRYPAPLFATNVGILRWNWRVGFYAYSALGTDRYPPFSLLDADYPAHLAVAYPQHLSRGTALIKWWLLAIPHYLILAIFSGTWWYVDASGAGAMQSRGGLLQLLVLVAGIAIAVTGRYPSGLFDLVLGLNRWVIRVVTYVTLMHDAYPPFRVDAGEEEPGPRGMGIMPAS
- the carB gene encoding carbamoyl-phosphate synthase large subunit; the encoded protein is MPRRTIMVIGSGPIVIGQAAEFDYAGVQACRAIREEGHRVVLVNSNPATIMTDPEIADAVYLEPLTVASVEKIIARERPDALLPTLGGQTGLNLAVELADAGVIEKYGVELLGTPLDTIKLAEDRERFKAKMLEIGEPVPQSLIVTDVESGVGFASEMGYPLVVRPAYTLGGTGGGIVRDEAELRATLQTGLEASLIHQALVETSLLGWKEIEYEVLRDRVGNCIIVCNMENIDPVGVHTGDSIVVAPSQTLSDLDYQMLRTASINVIRALNVQGGCNIQFALHPDRPEYQIIEVNPRVSRSSALASKATGYPIAKISTKIALGQTLDEIPNPVTGGRTKAAYEPTLDYCVVKFPRWPFDKFPLADTRLGTQMKSTGEAMGIGRTFTAALMKAVRGLDLKFETLTGGAFAEWSDDELERILVTATHERLFAVCELLRRGRSVNELRALSAIDGFWLYEFAGLVALEDEFRALRAAGPLFEQPEPALVRRAFENGYGARGINALFGGELAHDPTERGQFRMVDTAAAEFPASSPYYYLSRYEQDEMRPPQREAVVVVGSGPIRIGQGIEFDYSCVHAAWALRAAGRAAVVINNNPETVSTDFDISDVLVFEPPGPDEVEATARATNARGVMLAFGGQTAINLAGELSRRGIAIVGSDQRSLDMAEDREKFDAALEKLGVARPKGHAAKTFREARAIAREIGFPVLVRPSYVLGGRGMEIVYNEGQLASYVESAPPITAGAPLLVDKYMRGREVEVDAAFDGDDILIPGIFEHVERAGIHSGDSISVYPTQTVSDTMEARIVAVTEAIARELGIRGLINIQFVIPEGTDELLILEANPRASRTVPIISKATGINLVAAATRIALGERLRDMPWGTGLRPRPDYVVVKVPVFSFAKMRGVETILGPEMKSTGEVLGIDETYAGALRKGFVGAGIRLPREGGRVLVSVSDEEKPDAVDLMRRLVALGHTLVATPGTHELLTAHGIAAERVNKIGDPSPSVLDVIGRRTVDLVINDFKSSRSQTDNYRIRRAAVEASIASLTSLDTARALVTALESEAGPPKSLQEYQATHGAVLTSP